In Streptomyces sp. DG2A-72, one genomic interval encodes:
- a CDS encoding DUF3566 domain-containing protein has protein sequence MSGATGAGPTGTDTDDGGRGSAARVTDSHTTNLQAIKSSPTDSHSPDTHGSQGGTVTDTRGSQTQQYAAGAGSAAPGSQPQPSAQQAAQAAPQPPASPLPGERQPQQPAGPYHPPQAYPPAAAPAGAVRRPRTGARTTPRTRKARLRVAKADPWSVMKVSFLLSIALGICTIVASAVLWMVMDAMGVFSTVGGTISEATGSNESNGFDLQSFLSLPNVLMFTSIIAVIDVVLATALATLGAFIYNLSAGFVGGVELTLAEDE, from the coding sequence GTGAGCGGAGCCACGGGCGCCGGACCGACCGGTACGGACACGGACGACGGCGGCCGTGGCTCCGCCGCGCGTGTGACGGACTCGCACACGACCAACCTGCAAGCGATCAAGTCGTCCCCGACCGACTCGCACTCGCCTGACACTCATGGATCCCAGGGGGGAACTGTGACGGACACCCGTGGCTCGCAGACCCAGCAGTACGCGGCTGGGGCGGGCTCGGCCGCTCCGGGCTCCCAGCCCCAGCCGTCGGCCCAGCAAGCCGCCCAGGCGGCGCCGCAGCCGCCGGCCTCTCCGCTGCCGGGAGAGCGCCAGCCCCAGCAGCCCGCCGGCCCGTACCACCCGCCGCAGGCCTACCCGCCGGCTGCGGCGCCCGCCGGTGCCGTACGACGGCCCCGCACGGGCGCGCGTACGACGCCCCGCACCCGCAAGGCCCGGCTGCGCGTGGCGAAGGCCGACCCCTGGTCGGTCATGAAGGTGAGCTTCCTGCTCTCCATCGCCCTGGGCATCTGCACGATCGTCGCGTCGGCGGTGCTGTGGATGGTCATGGACGCGATGGGCGTCTTCTCGACGGTCGGCGGCACGATCTCCGAGGCCACCGGCTCCAACGAGTCGAACGGCTTCGACCTCCAGTCCTTCCTGTCCCTCCCGAACGTCCTGATGTTCACGTCGATCATCGCGGTCATCGACGTCGTCCTCGCGACGGCCCTCGCGACCCTCGGCGCGTTCATCTACAACCTGTCGGCGGGCTTCGTGGGCGGCGTCGAACTGACGCTGGCCGAGGACGAGTGA
- a CDS encoding DUF6344 domain-containing protein: MASNKVMKLWTAIVTAFLALCTALGFATTTANAAVPQSEAASNSVTHVTAPPIPWAWSRSLPPTMKQRIRAEAHGKSPGCRHRPQTDTVADAALEAAALCDPAEPLTPLQR; the protein is encoded by the coding sequence ATGGCCAGCAACAAGGTCATGAAGCTGTGGACCGCCATCGTCACCGCCTTCCTCGCGCTGTGCACGGCGCTCGGATTCGCCACCACGACCGCGAACGCGGCCGTACCGCAGTCCGAGGCCGCGAGCAACAGCGTCACGCACGTGACGGCGCCGCCGATCCCCTGGGCCTGGTCCCGCTCACTGCCCCCCACCATGAAGCAACGCATCCGCGCCGAGGCCCACGGCAAGTCCCCCGGCTGCCGGCACCGACCGCAGACGGACACGGTTGCGGACGCGGCACTCGAAGCCGCCGCCCTCTGCGACCCGGCCGAGCCCCTCACGCCTCTCCAGCGCTGA
- a CDS encoding DLW-39 family protein: MKKLLLVALAAIGGLLVYRQIQADRAEQDLWTEATDSVPTGS, encoded by the coding sequence GTGAAGAAGCTTCTCCTGGTCGCACTGGCCGCCATCGGCGGGCTCCTCGTGTACCGCCAGATCCAGGCGGATCGCGCCGAGCAGGATCTGTGGACGGAGGCGACTGACTCCGTGCCCACGGGTTCGTGA